In the Kribbella sp. NBC_00482 genome, one interval contains:
- a CDS encoding YndJ family protein: MTVLVHAVVSLGMLIVVPLGLTLLPTRTTSNRWWFAFAVPGAVALWLPRGPVSIVLASVYFAGTLVLIALAARHFFQHRTISTRQVALYTALVTPSIAALALVAERSSYELFGFNLTVLSLTVAHFHFAGFAAALMAYLTADGLAAVSVPLGTAIVLLGFFLGDPVELAGALVLTTGMWLVGWNLWKRSRRADRTTAILLMVSGSVLVLTMLLALSWALGHVVDTPYLPLEWMVATHGVANAVGFGLCGVLAMRREGAR, translated from the coding sequence TTGACCGTCCTCGTCCACGCGGTGGTGAGCCTGGGGATGCTCATCGTCGTACCCCTCGGACTCACTCTCCTGCCGACGCGAACCACCAGCAACCGCTGGTGGTTCGCGTTCGCCGTTCCTGGTGCGGTGGCTCTGTGGCTCCCACGCGGTCCAGTGTCGATCGTGCTCGCGTCGGTCTACTTCGCCGGCACGCTTGTCCTCATCGCACTGGCTGCACGGCATTTCTTCCAGCACAGGACCATCAGCACGCGACAGGTCGCGCTCTACACCGCACTGGTCACACCGTCGATCGCAGCGCTCGCACTGGTCGCCGAGCGTTCGTCGTACGAGCTGTTCGGCTTCAATCTGACCGTGCTGTCGCTGACGGTCGCCCACTTCCATTTCGCGGGCTTCGCGGCCGCACTGATGGCGTACCTCACTGCGGACGGCCTAGCTGCGGTCAGCGTCCCTCTGGGTACTGCGATCGTTCTGCTCGGGTTCTTCCTCGGTGACCCGGTGGAGCTCGCAGGAGCCCTCGTACTAACCACAGGTATGTGGCTGGTCGGCTGGAACCTATGGAAGCGCTCGCGGCGGGCGGACCGGACTACGGCGATCCTGTTGATGGTGTCCGGTTCCGTGCTTGTGCTGACGATGCTGCTCGCGCTCAGCTGGGCACTGGGACATGTGGTGGACACGCCGTACCTACCGTTGGAGTGGATGGTTGCCACGCACGGTGTGGCGAATGCGGTTGGCTTTGGCTTGTGCGGCGTACTGGCGATGCGACGGGAAGGAGCCCGATGA
- a CDS encoding LCP family protein, with the protein MSETQPIDPRQANPARRPTKKRRNWFLRTVGLIVLLIVAMLIAVPLYAWSRIDKLDAMPTGERPAETPGTTYLMVGSDAREDLSRAERARLHTGGDAGPPRTDSIMLMHVPKSGPTVLISIPRDSAVNIPGVEGKQKINAAFNKGPASLIQTIESNTGLRIDHYVEVGFGGFASVIDSVGGINMCLPKAMKDKDAHIDLPAGCQELDGVNALGYVRSRKADGKNDFGRTERQRQMVGAVAKKAASPSTFLNPVRYYNVATKGVDALTVDKDMSLFDFIKFARGMQAISGSSGVALSVPTSDDNFQLCCNRGDAVKWDNAKAKALFNALKEDNTSGLKSS; encoded by the coding sequence ATGAGTGAAACGCAGCCCATCGACCCGCGACAGGCGAACCCGGCGCGACGCCCGACGAAGAAGCGCCGCAACTGGTTCCTCCGGACCGTCGGACTGATCGTCCTGCTGATCGTTGCGATGCTGATCGCGGTCCCGCTCTACGCCTGGAGCCGGATCGACAAGCTCGACGCGATGCCCACCGGCGAGCGGCCGGCCGAGACCCCCGGTACGACGTACCTGATGGTCGGCTCGGACGCCCGCGAGGACCTCAGCCGGGCCGAGCGTGCCCGGCTGCACACCGGCGGCGACGCCGGCCCGCCGCGGACCGACTCGATCATGCTGATGCACGTCCCGAAGTCCGGGCCGACGGTGCTGATCAGCATCCCCCGCGACAGCGCGGTGAACATCCCCGGCGTCGAGGGCAAGCAGAAGATCAACGCCGCCTTCAACAAGGGTCCGGCGTCGCTGATCCAGACGATCGAGAGCAACACCGGGCTGCGCATCGACCACTACGTCGAGGTCGGCTTCGGCGGTTTCGCCAGCGTCATCGACAGCGTCGGCGGAATCAACATGTGTTTGCCCAAGGCAATGAAGGACAAGGACGCGCACATCGACCTGCCGGCCGGCTGCCAGGAGCTCGACGGCGTCAACGCCCTCGGCTACGTGCGGTCCCGGAAGGCCGACGGCAAGAACGACTTCGGCCGGACCGAGCGGCAGCGGCAGATGGTCGGCGCCGTCGCGAAGAAGGCGGCCTCGCCGTCGACGTTCCTGAACCCGGTGCGGTACTACAACGTCGCGACCAAGGGCGTCGACGCGCTGACCGTCGACAAGGACATGAGCCTGTTCGACTTCATCAAGTTCGCCCGCGGCATGCAGGCGATCTCCGGCAGCAGCGGCGTCGCGCTCAGCGTGCCGACCAGCGACGACAACTTCCAGCTCTGCTGCAACCGCGGTGACGCCGTGAAGTGGGACAACGCCAAGGCGAAGGCGCTCTTCAATGCGCTCAAGGAAGACAACACCAGCGGCCTGAAGAGCAGTTGA
- a CDS encoding helix-turn-helix domain-containing protein — protein sequence MQNWSIYLTPGAVESQLGLFCLGAGEQTHAAKPAPDRALGCHALVWLREGHGHLLHGPDRQLHEVRAPAMLWLFPGVLHGYRPATRWRQAWTLFSGPATAALTSLGHLDPSQPVRRYGDPRAIDRAFTRLLRISTQHNAVQLTGALYDLIGQAGTSSGDGVAARLAELACTPMSIQDYASELGLSVNELRDAVRRTTGSTPHELLLSTRLSSAKVLLAEEDLSVAAVARRVGYDDPAYFSRLFAARVGMSPVAFRRSGSISGRISSL from the coding sequence GTGCAGAACTGGTCGATCTACCTGACACCAGGCGCTGTCGAGAGCCAACTTGGACTCTTCTGTCTCGGCGCCGGCGAACAGACGCACGCCGCCAAGCCAGCACCGGACCGTGCACTCGGCTGTCACGCCCTCGTCTGGCTGAGAGAAGGACACGGCCACCTGCTACACGGTCCAGACCGTCAACTGCACGAGGTACGCGCACCTGCGATGCTCTGGCTCTTCCCCGGCGTTCTGCACGGCTACCGCCCCGCAACACGCTGGCGTCAGGCCTGGACCCTGTTCAGCGGACCCGCGACCGCAGCACTCACCTCGCTCGGCCACCTCGATCCCAGCCAACCAGTCCGCCGGTACGGCGACCCACGTGCGATCGACCGCGCGTTCACTCGCCTGCTCCGCATCAGCACGCAGCACAACGCCGTACAGCTCACGGGAGCGCTCTACGACCTGATCGGTCAGGCTGGAACGAGTTCCGGTGACGGAGTCGCCGCACGGCTCGCTGAGCTCGCGTGTACGCCGATGAGCATTCAGGACTACGCCAGTGAGCTAGGACTCAGCGTGAACGAGCTGCGCGACGCAGTACGCCGTACGACGGGCTCAACCCCACATGAGCTCCTTCTGAGCACCAGACTCAGCTCTGCAAAGGTTTTGCTCGCCGAGGAGGACCTGTCCGTGGCCGCGGTCGCACGGAGAGTCGGATACGACGACCCGGCGTACTTCAGCCGCTTGTTCGCCGCCAGAGTTGGGATGTCGCCGGTCGCGTTCCGGCGATCTGGTTCGATCTCAGGACGGATTTCCTCCCTTTGA
- a CDS encoding phytanoyl-CoA dioxygenase family protein, whose translation MLTSNGYVLDEQRLGELVPVPESERGDRGQLRARLQRDGYLFLTGLLDPAVVLAFREYYFGLTGAVADRASYRKVLFEEIVPGAEYAAFCAQPALKGWFEWFLGGEPFLHRRKIIRQTAPGENGIGTATQAHYDLVYLRGGSDQVLSAWIPLGDCPVSRGGLTYLEGSHHRVLEEEAAGRLKRPAASITADLPALATQYDANWLVTDYAAGDVVIHTAHTVHAALDNVSTELRLSTDIRYQRADDAIDDRWQNHWHDRDGL comes from the coding sequence GTGCTGACGTCTAACGGATACGTGCTCGATGAGCAGCGGTTGGGTGAACTGGTCCCGGTGCCTGAGTCGGAGCGGGGTGATCGGGGGCAGTTGCGTGCACGGTTGCAGCGGGACGGGTACCTGTTCCTGACCGGTCTGCTGGACCCTGCGGTGGTGCTGGCGTTCCGGGAGTACTACTTCGGGCTGACTGGGGCTGTTGCGGACCGAGCGTCGTACCGGAAGGTCCTGTTCGAGGAGATCGTGCCGGGGGCCGAGTACGCGGCCTTCTGTGCACAGCCGGCGTTGAAGGGCTGGTTCGAGTGGTTCCTCGGTGGTGAGCCGTTCCTGCACCGGCGGAAGATCATCCGGCAGACAGCGCCGGGTGAGAACGGCATCGGTACGGCGACGCAGGCGCACTACGACCTCGTGTACCTGCGCGGCGGCAGCGACCAGGTGCTGTCCGCGTGGATCCCACTGGGCGACTGCCCGGTCAGCCGCGGCGGACTGACCTACCTGGAGGGCAGCCACCACAGGGTGCTCGAGGAGGAGGCTGCCGGCCGCCTGAAGCGCCCTGCGGCATCCATCACCGCGGACCTACCCGCTCTGGCGACGCAGTACGACGCCAACTGGCTGGTCACGGACTACGCGGCCGGAGACGTCGTCATACACACCGCGCACACCGTCCATGCGGCGCTCGACAACGTGTCGACGGAGCTGCGCCTGTCGACCGACATCCGCTACCAGCGCGCCGACGACGCGATCGACGACCGCTGGCAGAACCACTGGCACGACCGGGACGGTTTGTGA
- a CDS encoding HU family DNA-binding protein, translating to MNRNELIAGVAQKAGIPRGQAEKVIDALGDVVTEAVQRGDKVSLTGLLSIERVMRAPRTGRNPQTGEPLNIPAGYSVRLSCGSRLKAAARGDLRTVR from the coding sequence GTGAACCGGAACGAACTGATCGCCGGCGTGGCGCAGAAGGCGGGTATCCCGCGAGGCCAGGCCGAGAAGGTCATCGACGCGCTGGGCGACGTCGTCACCGAGGCCGTGCAGCGCGGCGACAAGGTGTCGCTGACCGGCCTGCTCAGCATCGAGCGGGTCATGCGCGCCCCGCGCACCGGCCGCAACCCGCAGACCGGCGAGCCGCTGAACATCCCGGCCGGCTACTCCGTGCGCCTGTCGTGCGGAAGCCGCCTCAAGGCTGCAGCCCGAGGCGACCTCCGCACCGTCCGCTGA
- a CDS encoding SMP-30/gluconolactonase/LRE family protein has protein sequence MNIRRVMAVLGLPILLMGLVSTSAAGAPGHAVKQVFPAQIDLPDGFQPEGIAISGSTAYFGSLADGDIYAAALRTGRGKVISQGPGTPSVGLKADDRGRLWIAGGSSGTARVVDTRTGKILKSYPLTAEPATFVNDVVLSKTSAWFTDSSRPVVYQVPIGRHGKLLNQVRTVPLTGDYVHDPTGFNGNGLTLTPDGRAVIIVQSSTGFLFRVDPRTGVTKRVDLGGTLMTNGDGMLLLGRTLYVVQNFSNQVAVVHLNRAGTTGTQTRTITDPGFDIPTTAAAFGHRLYLANARFSTPPTATTPYWATAVRR, from the coding sequence ATGAACATCCGTCGTGTCATGGCCGTTCTCGGCCTGCCCATCCTGCTGATGGGCCTCGTCTCCACGTCGGCGGCCGGTGCACCCGGGCACGCCGTCAAGCAGGTGTTCCCGGCGCAGATTGACCTGCCGGACGGATTCCAGCCGGAGGGCATCGCGATCAGCGGCAGTACGGCGTACTTCGGTTCGCTGGCCGACGGCGACATCTACGCCGCCGCGCTGCGCACCGGACGCGGAAAGGTGATCAGCCAGGGACCCGGTACGCCGTCGGTCGGCCTGAAGGCAGACGACCGTGGGCGGCTGTGGATCGCCGGCGGCTCGAGCGGTACGGCGCGCGTCGTCGACACCCGTACCGGGAAGATCCTGAAGAGCTACCCGCTGACCGCGGAGCCGGCGACGTTCGTGAACGACGTGGTGCTGAGCAAGACCAGCGCGTGGTTCACGGACTCCAGCCGGCCCGTCGTCTACCAGGTGCCGATCGGCCGCCACGGCAAACTGCTGAACCAGGTGCGGACGGTGCCGCTGACCGGCGACTACGTGCACGATCCGACCGGGTTCAACGGCAACGGCCTCACGCTGACGCCGGACGGTCGCGCGGTGATCATCGTGCAGTCGTCGACCGGGTTCCTGTTCAGGGTCGATCCGCGGACCGGCGTCACGAAGCGCGTCGACCTCGGCGGCACGCTGATGACGAACGGCGACGGCATGCTGCTGCTCGGCCGCACGCTGTACGTCGTGCAGAACTTCTCCAACCAGGTCGCGGTGGTGCACCTCAACCGGGCCGGGACGACGGGCACGCAGACCCGGACCATCACCGATCCGGGCTTCGACATCCCGACGACCGCCGCCGCGTTCGGGCACCGGCTCTACCTGGCCAATGCCCGATTCAGCACTCCGCCGACCGCGACAACGCCCTACTGGGCAACGGCCGTTCGCCGCTGA
- a CDS encoding SMP-30/gluconolactonase/LRE family protein has protein sequence MSHLVRRRTALAGVPALMLGLASTQAANAAPATFPTKFSLPNGFQPEGIAIARGTAYFGSRADGDIYAADLRTGRGKVISQGPGTGSLGMKVDRFGRLFVAGAAGGNGRVIDTRTGKVLASFTFTNATPTFVNDVILAKDGAYFTDSQQPVFYRVAGPKPETIPLTGDYQHLPGNNANGISLTPDGRALIIVQSSTGFLLRVDPRSGVARRIDIGDVLMTNGDGLLLLGRTLYVVQNRLNKIAVLKLNHTGTKGEVVGELTSPDFDVPTTAAAFGNRLYLPNARFTTSPTPTTEYWVTAVER, from the coding sequence ATGTCACACCTCGTCCGCCGCCGCACTGCCCTCGCCGGTGTGCCCGCCCTAATGCTGGGCCTGGCGAGCACACAGGCAGCGAACGCCGCGCCGGCCACGTTCCCCACCAAGTTCAGCCTGCCGAACGGATTCCAGCCGGAAGGCATCGCGATCGCCCGCGGTACGGCGTACTTCGGTTCCCGCGCCGACGGGGACATCTACGCCGCCGACCTGCGCACCGGCCGGGGCAAGGTGATCAGCCAGGGCCCGGGCACCGGCTCGCTCGGGATGAAGGTCGACCGGTTCGGCCGCCTGTTCGTCGCCGGAGCCGCCGGCGGGAACGGCCGGGTGATCGATACCCGCACCGGCAAGGTCCTGGCGAGCTTCACGTTCACCAACGCGACGCCGACCTTCGTGAACGACGTCATCCTCGCCAAGGACGGCGCGTACTTCACCGACTCGCAGCAGCCCGTCTTCTACCGGGTCGCCGGCCCGAAGCCCGAGACGATTCCGCTCACCGGCGACTACCAGCACCTGCCCGGCAACAACGCGAACGGCATCTCGCTGACCCCGGACGGCCGCGCGCTGATCATTGTCCAGTCGTCGACCGGCTTCCTGCTTCGGGTCGACCCGCGGAGCGGTGTGGCCCGGCGGATCGACATCGGCGACGTGCTGATGACCAACGGCGACGGCCTGCTCCTGCTCGGCCGCACGCTGTACGTCGTCCAGAACCGCCTGAACAAGATCGCGGTGCTCAAGCTGAACCACACCGGCACGAAGGGCGAGGTGGTCGGCGAACTGACCAGCCCGGACTTCGACGTACCGACGACCGCCGCAGCCTTCGGCAACCGCCTCTACCTGCCGAACGCCCGCTTCACTACGTCACCGACCCCCACCACGGAGTACTGGGTCACAGCAGTCGAACGCTGA
- a CDS encoding M13 family metallopeptidase yields the protein MTAGIDDSAAVRPQDDLYRFVNGTWLAEHEIPADKAIHGAFHALWDTAEQDVRAIVEKTVAAGHPEGSEPRKIADLYASFLDTETIERLGAEPIAEQLALVASVTDVTGLVSVLGQLELQGVPGVFHYWVDADAKKSDENIVHLTQGGLSLPDESYYREDSFAEIRTAYVAHVATMLELAGLSDATAAAERIMELETRIAGAHWDRVKERDVQLTYNKLDRAGLEELTPAFDWATWLTGAGVPESAFAEVVVREPDFLTAAAAALQEVDVDRWKEWLAWRVVHSAAPLLSQAFVNENFAFYGKTLTGAPELRERWKRAVGAVEQALGEALGKLYVAEHFPPDAKARMVELVQNLVAAYRQRIEALDWMGPDTRQRALEKLGTFVPKIGYPDEWKDYSALEIDPADLFGNVRRSVAVETARDLAKLGKPVDRNEWRMTPQTVNAYYNPRMNEIVFPAGILQPPFFDLVADDATNYGAIGAVIGHEIGHGFDDQGSRYDADGNLNDWWTDADRAAFEQRTDKLVAQYDALEPAETPGQNVNGKLTLGENIGDLGGLSIAYVAYQLSLDGADSDDKSGSERFFAAWAHAWATKTRPEEAARRLTIDPHSPPEFRCNAVVKNIDEFHNTYKTTETDSMWLSPEDRVRIW from the coding sequence ATGACAGCAGGAATCGACGACTCGGCGGCGGTTCGCCCACAGGACGATCTGTACCGGTTCGTGAACGGGACGTGGCTGGCGGAGCACGAGATTCCCGCGGACAAGGCGATCCACGGCGCGTTCCACGCGCTCTGGGACACCGCCGAGCAGGACGTCCGCGCGATCGTCGAGAAGACCGTCGCGGCCGGGCATCCGGAAGGCAGCGAGCCGCGGAAGATCGCCGACCTCTACGCCAGCTTCCTGGACACCGAGACGATCGAGCGGCTGGGCGCGGAGCCGATCGCCGAGCAGCTCGCCCTGGTCGCGTCCGTGACGGACGTGACCGGGCTGGTGTCCGTCCTCGGGCAGCTCGAGCTGCAGGGCGTGCCGGGGGTCTTCCACTACTGGGTCGACGCCGACGCGAAGAAGTCCGACGAGAACATCGTCCACCTGACCCAGGGCGGCCTCAGCCTGCCCGACGAGTCCTACTACCGCGAGGACAGCTTCGCCGAGATCCGGACGGCGTACGTCGCCCACGTGGCGACGATGCTGGAGCTCGCCGGGCTGTCGGACGCGACCGCCGCCGCCGAGCGGATCATGGAGCTGGAGACCCGGATCGCCGGCGCGCACTGGGACCGGGTGAAGGAGCGCGACGTCCAGCTCACCTACAACAAGCTCGACCGGGCGGGGCTCGAGGAGCTGACGCCTGCGTTCGACTGGGCGACGTGGCTGACCGGTGCCGGCGTGCCGGAGAGCGCGTTCGCGGAGGTCGTCGTCCGCGAGCCGGACTTCCTGACCGCGGCCGCGGCCGCGCTGCAGGAGGTCGACGTCGATCGGTGGAAGGAGTGGCTGGCCTGGCGGGTCGTGCACAGCGCCGCGCCGCTGCTGAGCCAGGCGTTCGTCAACGAGAACTTCGCGTTCTACGGCAAGACCCTGACCGGTGCGCCCGAGCTGCGCGAGCGCTGGAAGCGGGCCGTCGGCGCGGTCGAGCAGGCGCTCGGCGAGGCCCTCGGCAAGCTGTACGTCGCCGAGCACTTCCCGCCGGACGCCAAGGCCCGCATGGTCGAGCTCGTGCAGAACCTGGTCGCCGCCTACCGGCAGCGGATCGAGGCGCTGGACTGGATGGGCCCGGACACCCGGCAGCGGGCGCTCGAGAAGCTCGGCACCTTCGTCCCGAAGATCGGCTACCCGGACGAGTGGAAGGACTACTCGGCGCTCGAGATCGACCCGGCCGACCTGTTCGGCAACGTCCGCCGCTCGGTCGCGGTGGAGACCGCGCGGGACCTCGCCAAACTCGGCAAGCCGGTCGACCGGAACGAGTGGCGGATGACGCCGCAGACGGTCAACGCGTACTACAACCCGCGGATGAACGAGATCGTCTTCCCGGCCGGCATCCTGCAGCCGCCGTTCTTCGACCTGGTCGCCGACGACGCCACCAACTACGGCGCGATCGGCGCGGTCATCGGCCACGAGATCGGCCACGGCTTCGACGACCAGGGCTCGCGGTACGACGCCGACGGCAACCTGAACGACTGGTGGACCGACGCGGACCGCGCCGCCTTCGAGCAGCGCACCGACAAACTCGTCGCGCAGTACGACGCGCTGGAGCCGGCCGAAACCCCCGGCCAGAACGTCAACGGCAAACTCACCCTCGGCGAGAACATCGGCGACCTCGGCGGCCTGTCGATCGCGTACGTCGCCTACCAGTTGTCCCTGGACGGCGCCGACTCCGACGACAAGTCCGGCAGCGAACGCTTCTTCGCCGCCTGGGCCCACGCCTGGGCCACCAAGACCCGCCCCGAAGAAGCCGCCCGCCGCCTCACCATCGACCCCCACTCACCCCCCGAGTTCCGCTGCAACGCGGTCGTCAAGAACATCGACGAATTCCACAACACCTACAAAACAACAGAAACCGACAGCATGTGGCTCTCCCCAGAGGACCGCGTCCGCATCTGGTAG
- a CDS encoding GntR family transcriptional regulator, giving the protein MRTAAAAGEMPLVESDLRHAILTGDQPPGTSVPIDEVAAFFGVSAIPVREALKTLFGEGLVEHRPHVGYRVAKLTFLEFRELYDVRQALESAALRAATVNATSVDHDRIRDAHGSLADAGAAGDREYAAATRRFHFALIEPSGMHRLIRMYETAWNITEPARPMSRVREHERAGFHADHERLIAAYVARDTETLIAESERHYAHLKSAISEFADDPECFADPA; this is encoded by the coding sequence GTGCGGACTGCCGCTGCGGCGGGGGAGATGCCGCTGGTCGAGAGTGATCTGCGGCATGCGATTCTGACCGGCGATCAGCCGCCGGGGACGTCGGTGCCGATCGACGAGGTGGCGGCGTTCTTCGGGGTCAGTGCCATTCCGGTGCGTGAGGCGCTGAAGACCTTGTTCGGGGAAGGGCTGGTCGAGCATCGCCCGCACGTCGGGTACCGGGTGGCGAAGCTGACGTTCCTGGAGTTCCGCGAGCTGTACGACGTACGTCAGGCGCTCGAGTCCGCGGCGCTGCGTGCGGCGACTGTCAATGCGACGTCCGTTGATCACGACCGGATCCGGGACGCCCACGGATCACTGGCCGATGCGGGTGCCGCGGGTGACCGTGAGTACGCCGCCGCGACCCGGCGCTTCCACTTCGCGCTGATCGAGCCGTCGGGGATGCACCGGCTGATCCGGATGTACGAGACCGCGTGGAACATCACTGAGCCGGCCCGGCCGATGTCGCGGGTCCGGGAGCACGAGCGGGCAGGTTTCCACGCGGACCACGAGCGGCTGATCGCGGCGTATGTCGCCCGTGACACCGAGACGCTGATCGCCGAGTCGGAGCGCCACTATGCGCATCTGAAGAGCGCGATCTCGGAGTTCGCCGACGACCCGGAATGCTTCGCCGACCCGGCCTGA
- a CDS encoding NCS1 family nucleobase:cation symporter-1: MVTEPRAPGDIVEAAGYPSEPSVAQRDYHPRLTNQDLAPLKEQTWRSYNIFAFWMSDVHSVGGYLTAGSLFALGLTSWQVFVCLIAGICIVQFFCNLVAKPSQLAGVPYPVISRVSFGVLGANIPAIIRGLIAVAWYGVQTFLAAESLNIVFLKLWPGLGPWADADVHGFVGLSALGYVSFAILWVAQAALFWRGMESIRKFIDLAGPAVYVTMLLLCAYLLVKSDFTIDLNLSNHSLSGWATIGTMLSAIALVVSYFSGPMLNFGDFARYGRSFQSVRKGNFWGLPINFIFFSLLTVLTAGATVPVYGELLTDPIKTVERIDNTFAILLGAATFVTATVGINIVANFISPAFDFSHVSPQKISWRMGGMIAAVGSVLLTPWNWYNNDTAIHYTLGILGALIGPLFGILIADFYLIRRQKVVVDDLFTLDKDGAYYYRKGYNPSAVQSVIAAGVVSVASVLVPRWVGDGLWISDYSWFIGCGVGFAVYTILARRAGVASEQSEQVA; the protein is encoded by the coding sequence ATGGTGACCGAACCCCGCGCGCCCGGTGACATCGTCGAAGCGGCCGGCTATCCGTCGGAGCCGAGTGTCGCGCAGCGCGACTACCATCCGCGGCTGACGAACCAGGACCTCGCGCCACTGAAGGAGCAGACCTGGCGCAGTTACAACATCTTCGCGTTCTGGATGTCCGACGTGCACAGCGTCGGCGGTTATCTCACCGCGGGCAGTTTGTTCGCGCTCGGCCTGACCAGCTGGCAGGTATTCGTCTGCCTGATCGCCGGAATCTGCATCGTGCAATTCTTCTGCAACCTGGTCGCAAAACCGAGCCAGCTCGCGGGCGTTCCGTATCCGGTGATCAGCCGGGTCTCCTTCGGCGTCCTGGGCGCGAATATCCCGGCCATCATTCGCGGCCTGATCGCGGTCGCCTGGTACGGCGTTCAGACCTTCCTGGCGGCCGAGTCGCTGAACATCGTCTTCCTCAAGCTCTGGCCCGGCCTCGGCCCGTGGGCGGACGCCGATGTGCACGGTTTCGTGGGGCTTTCGGCGCTCGGCTATGTCAGCTTCGCGATCCTGTGGGTCGCCCAGGCCGCCCTGTTCTGGCGCGGGATGGAGAGCATCCGGAAGTTCATCGACCTGGCCGGTCCGGCCGTGTACGTGACGATGCTGCTGCTCTGCGCCTACCTGCTGGTCAAGTCCGACTTCACCATCGATCTCAACCTGTCGAACCACAGCCTGTCCGGGTGGGCCACGATCGGCACGATGCTGAGTGCGATCGCCCTGGTCGTCTCGTACTTCTCCGGCCCGATGCTGAACTTCGGCGACTTCGCCCGCTACGGCCGCAGCTTCCAGAGCGTCCGGAAGGGCAACTTCTGGGGCCTGCCGATCAACTTCATCTTCTTCTCGCTGCTGACCGTGCTGACCGCGGGCGCCACGGTTCCGGTGTACGGCGAACTTCTGACGGACCCGATCAAGACGGTGGAGCGGATCGACAACACGTTCGCGATCCTTCTCGGCGCGGCGACGTTCGTCACCGCGACCGTGGGCATCAACATCGTCGCGAACTTCATCTCGCCGGCGTTCGACTTCTCGCACGTCAGCCCGCAGAAGATCAGCTGGCGGATGGGCGGCATGATCGCGGCCGTCGGCTCGGTGCTCCTGACGCCGTGGAACTGGTACAACAACGACACGGCGATCCACTACACCCTGGGCATCCTCGGCGCGCTGATCGGCCCGCTGTTCGGCATCCTGATCGCGGACTTCTACCTGATCCGCCGGCAGAAAGTCGTCGTGGACGACCTGTTCACGCTCGACAAGGACGGCGCGTACTACTACCGCAAGGGCTACAACCCTTCTGCCGTTCAGTCTGTGATCGCCGCCGGGGTGGTCTCGGTCGCGTCGGTCCTCGTGCCCCGCTGGGTGGGCGACGGGCTCTGGATCAGCGACTACAGCTGGTTCATCGGCTGCGGCGTCGGCTTCGCCGTCTACACGATCCTCGCCAGGCGGGCCGGCGTAGCTTCCGAGCAGTCCGAGCAGGTGGCGTGA
- a CDS encoding aspartate/glutamate racemase family protein, with amino-acid sequence MRIKVINPNTTASMTAMIGECARAVAGPGVTVDAVNPRQGPAAIESHVDDALAVPGLLQEIADGESAGYDGYVIACFGDPGLKAARELARGPVVGIAEAGMRTASYLGRGFSVVTTLARTVGHAHDLAEEYGVARQCRGIHACEIPVLALETDPHARATILRACEDALALDGSDAIVLGCAGMADLCHDLSAALGVSVIDGVASATATVEMLVRMRLTTGKLGEFAPHSRHECVG; translated from the coding sequence ATGCGCATCAAGGTCATCAACCCCAACACCACCGCGTCGATGACCGCCATGATCGGCGAGTGTGCCCGGGCCGTCGCCGGTCCGGGTGTCACCGTCGACGCGGTGAATCCGCGCCAAGGGCCTGCCGCGATCGAGAGTCACGTCGACGACGCACTCGCCGTACCAGGCCTGCTCCAGGAGATCGCCGACGGCGAGTCGGCCGGGTACGACGGCTACGTCATCGCGTGCTTCGGTGATCCGGGGTTGAAGGCGGCGCGGGAGCTCGCCCGCGGGCCGGTCGTCGGCATCGCCGAGGCCGGCATGCGTACGGCGTCGTACCTGGGCCGCGGGTTCAGCGTCGTCACCACCCTGGCCCGGACGGTCGGTCATGCGCACGACCTGGCCGAGGAGTACGGCGTCGCGCGGCAGTGCCGGGGGATCCACGCGTGCGAGATCCCGGTCCTCGCCCTCGAAACGGATCCGCACGCCCGGGCCACCATCCTCCGCGCCTGCGAGGATGCGCTCGCGCTCGACGGCTCGGATGCCATCGTGCTGGGCTGCGCGGGCATGGCCGACTTGTGTCACGACCTGTCGGCCGCGCTCGGGGTGAGTGTGATCGACGGCGTGGCCTCGGCGACCGCCACGGTCGAGATGCTGGTCCGGATGCGCCTCACGACCGGCAAGCTCGGCGAGTTCGCCCCACACTCACGCCACGAGTGCGTCGGCTAG